A portion of the Lolium rigidum isolate FL_2022 chromosome 1, APGP_CSIRO_Lrig_0.1, whole genome shotgun sequence genome contains these proteins:
- the LOC124702091 gene encoding uncharacterized protein LOC124702091, whose product MRRRSDAGGATPAMVIGGRSSRGSGSSTSTATAAGQLFLEQGRRTRPNLENDRRREHAPSHDPRRCSNHCFGSSCWFIYLTGPLQLQPMKTSYGEVKGERKIREGGIIAGGARRNNQQI is encoded by the exons ATGCGGCGGCGGTCTGATGCGGGAG GTGCTACGCCCGCCATGGTCATTGGCGGACGGAGCTCTAGAGGCAGCGGTAGCTCGacatcgacggcgacggcggccggaCAG ctttttcttgaacagggaAGAAGGACGCGACCGAACTTAGAGAACGACCGGCGGAGAGAACATGCTCCATCCCATGACCCGCGCCGCTGCTCCAACCACTGCTTCGGCAGCTCCTGCTGGTTCATCTACTTGACCGGGCCGCTGCAGCTCCAACCCATGAAAACAAG TTACGGCGAAGTCAAAGGAGAAAGAAAAATCAGAGAAGGAGGCATCATTGCAG GTGGAGCAAGGAGGAACAATCAGCAGATCTAG